Below is a window of Thermoproteota archaeon DNA.
AATTTTAGCTCATCCATACCAACAAATTGTGGCCAACGGAAACAGAAACTACAGTATGCATGACATGTCTGGCTTTGACTTGGGAAGAACAAACAAGTCTCTTTGTACTTGTGTTGCATTCCATAAAGCTTGGTTCCATCTTTTAGTGTTGGTACATTAAGCTCCATTTGACCTGCGGGGTGTGGATTAAGCTCTAATCTTATATCGTTAGCTACTTTTTGAATCTCTTTTTTATCTGAAGAATTTTTTAGAGTAGTTGCCATCTTTTCGTAGTGTTTAGGAATCAACATTCCTTTTTGAGGAAAAGTTAAGACGAACATGGAATCTTTTGGAACGTTATTCCAATCAATGAGTTGCTCTACAACATAATTATTGGTTTTAAAAGGAAGTACATTTCCAACCACTTCCATCTCAAATTGTTTTTCTTCGGAAAATTCTTGAATTTGAGGAAGCGTACGAAAGTTTGCTAAAGTATATGATTTGATATTTGGTGATTCCTCTACACTCCAGACAGACTCTGAACTTTGCATAGGATGGTATAATTCAATACCCTTGTTAAAGGTTAGACATTTGGGACCTAAAAATTTAAAAACAGAATTAGTTGTTTGGGCATGAATTTTTTGGTTATGTTTTAAAAATGGCAGTAAAAAGAGATTATAGATGGCAGAAGGCGAAGTAGTGGAAGCAGTAACAAGTCAAATTTCAGAGTTTGAGACTATTTCTGGGCTTTTAGCCTCATCTGAATCATTACAGATTGCATTTACAGTTCTGATAGTCGGCATTATAGGAATTGTAACAATTTACAGGAAATTTTCTCAATGGACTAGAAGTCAAAAATTTCACTATACTAGGCCGCACATTGCAAGATTTGTTCGAGTTGCTGTGTTGCCGTTTTTTGCCATAGCGCTTGTCTCTTCCACTAATGCTTATATCCAGACTTTTGAGTTATTTGATGAATCTGCAGGTATTGATGATGATCATCTTTCTGCAAGTGAAACTTTTGCAAAAATTCTCAACACAATGAATATTCTAGTAATTGGATATGCAGTAGCTCATTTAATTCCGATAATTTTGAAGAAACATGAGGCTTCTAAACTAGAGTATGAAGATTATGAAAACTGGAGAGAAAAGAAAGGATTTGAAGATGATGAAGGAGATCTTTTTCACAAAATGTTCAGATGGATACCTCCAAAACATACACCGGAAGATCTTACTGACGAAGAGTTTCAAGAAAATCTAAAAACTGAAGCTGGAATAAAATACCTTGAGTCATTTCACACTTCAAAAGGTGCATCAATTGGTAGTTATGAACAGTTAGTTAAAGATCCGTTTGAAGAATGGAAGAGATCAGAGCGTGCAAAATACCAGAAATATTATCAACAGTGTGTTTCAGGAGATAACGAAGCTGGGAAGAAACTATTACCGGGAAAGAAAATTGAAGAGATTTATCAAATTGACATATGGCGGGAAGAAAAAAGAGTTAATGATTATGATCCAATTATTGCCGGTGCAAAACCTCCAGGCTATGCAGAACAAAAGAGAAAAGATTTACCAAAGTCTGTTTCTCAGATCCTACCATTAGGAATTTTTGCTGCAATAGTCTTAGGTGTAATCAGCTGGTGGGGTGTTGACCTTTGGGTTTTAGCTACAGCAACTGGTGGATTCTCTATTGGGTTGGGTCTTGCTCTCCAAGAAACAATGCAAAATTGGTTTGCCTACATACTAATTAGAAAAGACAGAATCGTAGTAGAAGGAGACAGGGTTCAGTTAGAATCAGGTTTTGGTGGGTATATACACAAGATTACTTCCAGAGTGACATTTGTCAGACATGCATTAAATGAATCAATTGCAATTATTCCAACAAGACAGCTGGTTAATGCGCAGATTCTAAACTATTCAAAAGATTTGAAGATGGTTCCTGCGATGGTCAATGTTGGAGTTTCTTATCTAAATGATCCAAAGCAAGTAGCATCAATTTTAGTCAAAGTTGGAAAACGTACAATGAATGAAACGGTAGATGAGAAAGGAAAGCATCTTGTATTACAGAAAAGATGTCCATACATTGACATTAACAAGCCAAGTTGTGGCTGTGATAAAGCTCTACATGTTGATCTTAATCAGCCAATTGTAAGATTTAATGAATTTAATGATTCAGCACTTGATTTTACAGTCTGGGTATATGTAAGAGATTATGGTGCTCAATTCAAAACTAAAACAACAATGAGGATGATCATGTATGAAGAGTTCAAGAAATATGACATTAGAATTCCATGGCCAATTAGAACTGTCTATCAAGGCGATGAGAAACGTGAGGCAGAAGAGATAGGAAGACTAGATAGTGAACGACGTAAAGTTCTTGATGATTATGGTCTTGGCGATATTGGAAAGGGTGGATCTGAGGAATGATTTCTCTCAAAATTTAAGAATGCCTGTTTCATCGATGATATATTGACAAAAATTGCCGTAATAGCGGGAAACTCATCAGAAGTTCTTGCAAAGAAAATTGCAAAAAAGATACATGCGCAATTTGTTAAAACAGAATTAAAATTATTTCCAGATGGGGAAAGCAAGATCACATTAAAGAAAATTCCAAAAGCTGAGCATGTTATTGTAGTACAATCAACCTATCCTCCAGTTGATACCAATCTGATTCAAGTGTTATCATTGATCTCACATTCACAGCAATTTTCAAAAAAAATCACCTTGATAATTCCATACATGGGCTATGCAAGACAGGATAGAGAATTTCTTCCTGGAGAAATAATCACTATGAGAGTGCTAGCAAAATTATTCAAGGCAGTCGGAGTTACTAACTTGATTGTAGTAGATATTCACAGTCTAATTGGTCTAAAGCATTTCAAAATCAAAAAACAAAATGTATCGGCAATTGCCGATCTTGCAATGTATTTTAAAAAGCTAAAGCTGAAGGATGTTCTCGTGGTGTCGCCTGATCAAGGTGGAAAAGACAGAGCAAAGAAATTTGCAGAGAATCTCAAAGTTGAGCATATTGCTCTATCAAAGAAGCGAGATAGAAAAACTGGAAAGGTGCAAATTATCAATTCAAAGTTAAATCATGTAGTAGGAAGAGATTTGATTCTTGTAGACGATATGATTAGTACAGGAGGTAGTATTATCAAGGCTGCAGAATTCTTAAAAAAGCAAAAATGCGGAAAAATTTACGTTGCATGTACTCATGCTTTGTTGATAAATGACGCTGAGGCACGTATCAAGAAAGCTGGTGTCACACAGATAATTAGTACAAACACAATTCCAGGCAACACATCGATAGTAGATATTTCAAATACTATTGCAAAGGCAATGGTATAATGCCAGAGAGTTTTTTCATAGTCTCTAAAGATAATTTGGAATTAGCTACAGATGAAGTAATCTCAATTGTAAGATCCTATGACAGATTTGCAAAGACTCAGGTTTTTTCTAATATTGTAATTATTCAATCAACTATTCCATGGCAAACAATAGCTAGACGCGCAACCTTTGTAAAAATTGCAGGTCTATTACTCAGAAAGTTATCAAATTTATTTTTAGATGAAGATAGTTATCTATTGTTACAAAATTCATCAACGTTTTCATGTCGTGTGATAAATCTTTCATCAGATTCATCTGATACGACGGAATTAGAAAGAGCTATGGGAAGTATGATTTCAAAATTTTCCCAGTCAAAAGTATCACTAAATAATCCTGATGTAGTTGTTTATTTGATCTTTACAGAAGATCAAGCATTCTTTGGTTTTTCTCCGAAATTTGTCAAGGATGAAAGACCAAAAAAAGTTAAGGGTCATCCCCATGAACTTGATTGGAAGTTGTGTAGAGCTATGATTAATCTGTCGGGAATAAAAGAAGATGAAACCATTTGTGATCCATTTTGTGGAACAGGGACCACGCTTTTAGAGGCAAGTAGTATGAAGATAAACTCTATCGGTATTGATTTTGATAAAAAGATGTGTGACGTTTCAAGAGAAAATGTTAAAGCTAATGGATTCAAATCAGAAATTTATAATGAGGATTTTAGCTATATGGATAAAATTGTAGATTCATTTGATGGAATTGTAACTGATATTCCTTATGGGAGAGCATCAAAAACATCTGAAGGTCCAGAGAAGTTGCTTGAAAAACTAGTTAGTAAGATTCCGAAAAGAAAGAAGGTTGCTATAATGTGTAAGAAAGGAACTGAAAAGAATCTAAAATGGAATTTTGCAAAGCGATATGAAATCTATAGGCATAAAAGTTTGACAAGGGTAATTTTGGTAAAATGAAATTAGTTTTCTTGGGAACATCTGCAGCGCAACCTACGGAAAGGAGGGGGTTATCATCAATTTGTCTAGAGAGAGATGGAGAGATATTGATGTTTGATGCTGGAGAAGGAAGCCAAGTTTCGTTCTTAAAGTCAGGTTTAGGATGGAATAAACCAATGAAGATTTTTGTAACTCATCTTCATGGAGACCACTGCTTAGGAATTTTGGGTCTGATCCAAACAATGACATTGCAGCATAGAACAGAAAAGATAGAAATTTTTGGCCCAAAAGGAATTGATGAGTTTTTATCAGCAAACATTAAGATTCTGAATTTTGGTTTGTCGTTTCCCATTATGGTTACAGTAGTAGATGAAGGAATAGTTGTGGAAGAGAGAGGATACCATGTTTCAGCATCAAATGCGTTGCATTCTACACCTGCATTTTCATTTGTTTTTCAAGAAAAAGATAAGCCGGGAAGATTTTTTCCTGAAAAGGCATTAGGACTTGGTATACCAGAAGGAGAGCTCTGGCATAAGTTACAATCTGGAGAAAGCATTAGCATTAATGGAAAAACATTCAAACCATCAGACGTCTTGGGAGAAAAAAGATCAGGTAAAAAGATTGGCATATCTGGGGACACAAGACCTACAAAGCAATTAGAAGAATTTTTTAAAAATTGTGATTATCTAACCTTTGACTCAACATTTGATTCAAGCTTACAACAAAAAGCAAATGAAACTTTTCATTCTACAGCATCTGAAGCTGCATTATTAGCAAAAAATGCTAATGTAAAAAATCTAATTTTAACACATTTCTCGGCAAGATATAGTGATGAGACACTACTAGCAGAAGAAGCCAGAAAAATTCACAGCTCTGTTATAGCTGCTAAAGATCTTTTAGAGATTGAGATAAAATAACATGTTTGATATTATTAAAGACAAGTTAAAAGAAACAAAAAAGATAATTTTTGTTACAGGTGCAGGGATTTCACAAGAAAGTGGTATTCCTACATTTAGGGGTAAAGATGGATTGTGGAGAAAATACGATCCAATGCAACTGGCTACAATAGAGGCATTTTATGAGAATCCAAAGCTGGTATGGGAATGGTACGAAGATAGGCGTGGAAATATTCTTTCTGCAAAACCTAATCCAGGTCATTTTGCAATGGCAGAAATTGAAAAATTCAAAGATGTAGTCGTCATGACTCAAAATATTGATGGTCTCCATCAAAAAGCAGGAAGTTCCAAAGTACTAGAGCTTCATGGAAGCATTATTAGAATAAAATGTACATCTTGTGACTTTGAAGATGATATTATTACAAAATTTGAAGAGGTTCCTCCAAAGTGCCGATGTGGGAAAATTTTAAGGCCAGATGTAGTATGGTTTGGTGAACCATTACCACAAAAAGTTTGGAGAGAGGCAATGATTGAGTCAAGTAAATGTGATATTATGATAATTGCCGGAACCTCGTTAGTGGTTTCTCCAGCAAATACTTTGCCAATTTATGCAAAACAGAATGATGCGATGTTAATAGAAATTAATCCAGAGGAAACAATAATGTCATCTCAGATGGATTTATCCATAAGAGATACTTCATCAAATATTTTGCCAAAGCTTCTGACGTATATTCAGTCTATCCAGAACTAAAAACGCCATTAATGGATGAATCTGTATTTCCTGCGGGATTAAAAGCTGATGCGGAGATCTTTCCATGATCAGCATGATCAACTATCATGTCAATAAAATGTGGTGTGTTTGCAGCGTCTAGCACAGTAGCTTCAAAGCTTGATGAGAAGAATTGTCCAGTGAATAATATTTTTTGTTCATTTCTCATTGTTACAGTAACGCTCAGAGTTTTTCCTGATGTGTCTTTGTATTTCAGCTTGACAGTATCATCTGCCTGTTTTTCTGTAATTAGGGATAATGTTTCATAAGAAATAGTTTGAGTTTGTGGGGTTGTTACAACAGTTGGTGCATTAGTTGTGGATGCCGATGGTGAGCCTGCACCATTTGCGTGTCGTGACACTGCAGGTGGAAATTCAGGTTTGTCTTCTAGTTTTCCATGGAATTCGATTTCTTCTAATTCTTCGTCTTCTAATTTGGTTGGAATAATATTTGGAATATTTTGTTTTGAGAGAAATTCTTCAGAGGAGTCTTTTATGTCAGTAATCTTATTGTTGACTGTATTAATTGAAGAGTCAACTGTCCCACCGATTTTTTCAACTGTTTGTTTTGGAACTTCACCTACGTTATTTTCAATGTAATCAACAAGGTTTTGGCCTCCAGGAATTACATCAATAGCACCGGGCATAAACAGAAAGCCTCCTACAACAAGAATAGAACAAACGATTGCTATCTGTACTTTCATTTTCTCTAAACTATATGGAAATCGTCATTTTACATCAAGACTGAAAATTTTGATCTATTCGGCTTTAATTTTATTGAGTTAAGAGACTAACCAATCGATTATCTCCTGAATGCTCTCGGAATACAGATACACCTTGATTGGACCCAAAGGAGATTCCTCTGCAGTCTCACATAGTGCTACCGTATTTACGAATGCAGCCTGTTTATTGAGATAAAACCAGGTTGAATCATAATCTAGATTTTTTATTAATTGTCGTCTAAAACTGCTTAGACTTTTCCTTGAGTGAAATGTATCTGAAATTTTTTCGATGGTATCAAGATTGATCGAGGTTGCCTTGATTTCTTTTTTAGTGGATTTAATTTTAGAATTTGGTAATACGTTGGTAACAGATAAAATCACTTTATCTGGATCCTCAGATGAGTATATTGGGCAGTAAGCTTCTATCTTGCATCTAAATGTAGGCGTCTTCATTTATTCAACCAGCTTTTGATAGTGTTGTATGCACGATCAATTAGTTGTTCTATTGATAAATTGTTGTTTGAAATTGTCTCATCAGCAAGTGCAATGGAAGTACTAATGCCTACTCCAAGCTCTCTTGAATCTCTTTCATCAAACTTGCCTCTATTATCAGGATCATCACTTCTTCCTCGCTTTGTCAGAAAATCATAACGTGTATCTGTTGAAGCATGTATGGAAAGAATTTTTAGCTTACAAATTTTTTTCA
It encodes the following:
- a CDS encoding mechanosensitive ion channel family protein encodes the protein MAEGEVVEAVTSQISEFETISGLLASSESLQIAFTVLIVGIIGIVTIYRKFSQWTRSQKFHYTRPHIARFVRVAVLPFFAIALVSSTNAYIQTFELFDESAGIDDDHLSASETFAKILNTMNILVIGYAVAHLIPIILKKHEASKLEYEDYENWREKKGFEDDEGDLFHKMFRWIPPKHTPEDLTDEEFQENLKTEAGIKYLESFHTSKGASIGSYEQLVKDPFEEWKRSERAKYQKYYQQCVSGDNEAGKKLLPGKKIEEIYQIDIWREEKRVNDYDPIIAGAKPPGYAEQKRKDLPKSVSQILPLGIFAAIVLGVISWWGVDLWVLATATGGFSIGLGLALQETMQNWFAYILIRKDRIVVEGDRVQLESGFGGYIHKITSRVTFVRHALNESIAIIPTRQLVNAQILNYSKDLKMVPAMVNVGVSYLNDPKQVASILVKVGKRTMNETVDEKGKHLVLQKRCPYIDINKPSCGCDKALHVDLNQPIVRFNEFNDSALDFTVWVYVRDYGAQFKTKTTMRMIMYEEFKKYDIRIPWPIRTVYQGDEKREAEEIGRLDSERRKVLDDYGLGDIGKGGSEE
- a CDS encoding ribose-phosphate pyrophosphokinase; this translates as MTKIAVIAGNSSEVLAKKIAKKIHAQFVKTELKLFPDGESKITLKKIPKAEHVIVVQSTYPPVDTNLIQVLSLISHSQQFSKKITLIIPYMGYARQDREFLPGEIITMRVLAKLFKAVGVTNLIVVDIHSLIGLKHFKIKKQNVSAIADLAMYFKKLKLKDVLVVSPDQGGKDRAKKFAENLKVEHIALSKKRDRKTGKVQIINSKLNHVVGRDLILVDDMISTGGSIIKAAEFLKKQKCGKIYVACTHALLINDAEARIKKAGVTQIISTNTIPGNTSIVDISNTIAKAMV
- a CDS encoding methyltransferase domain-containing protein; translated protein: MPESFFIVSKDNLELATDEVISIVRSYDRFAKTQVFSNIVIIQSTIPWQTIARRATFVKIAGLLLRKLSNLFLDEDSYLLLQNSSTFSCRVINLSSDSSDTTELERAMGSMISKFSQSKVSLNNPDVVVYLIFTEDQAFFGFSPKFVKDERPKKVKGHPHELDWKLCRAMINLSGIKEDETICDPFCGTGTTLLEASSMKINSIGIDFDKKMCDVSRENVKANGFKSEIYNEDFSYMDKIVDSFDGIVTDIPYGRASKTSEGPEKLLEKLVSKIPKRKKVAIMCKKGTEKNLKWNFAKRYEIYRHKSLTRVILVK
- the rnz gene encoding ribonuclease Z translates to MKLVFLGTSAAQPTERRGLSSICLERDGEILMFDAGEGSQVSFLKSGLGWNKPMKIFVTHLHGDHCLGILGLIQTMTLQHRTEKIEIFGPKGIDEFLSANIKILNFGLSFPIMVTVVDEGIVVEERGYHVSASNALHSTPAFSFVFQEKDKPGRFFPEKALGLGIPEGELWHKLQSGESISINGKTFKPSDVLGEKRSGKKIGISGDTRPTKQLEEFFKNCDYLTFDSTFDSSLQQKANETFHSTASEAALLAKNANVKNLILTHFSARYSDETLLAEEARKIHSSVIAAKDLLEIEIK
- a CDS encoding NAD-dependent deacylase, with the translated sequence MFDIIKDKLKETKKIIFVTGAGISQESGIPTFRGKDGLWRKYDPMQLATIEAFYENPKLVWEWYEDRRGNILSAKPNPGHFAMAEIEKFKDVVVMTQNIDGLHQKAGSSKVLELHGSIIRIKCTSCDFEDDIITKFEEVPPKCRCGKILRPDVVWFGEPLPQKVWREAMIESSKCDIMIIAGTSLVVSPANTLPIYAKQNDAMLIEINPEETIMSSQMDLSIRDTSSNILPKLLTYIQSIQN